The following proteins are co-located in the Pseudomonas antarctica genome:
- a CDS encoding DEAD/DEAH box helicase yields MMRAAFLGIDRYHDPLVGDLTGAARDATALWAVMSDSIEGLDAQLITNEDATVDAMRAAIEATLSAANEDDVVMFGFAGHGTPDHRLVLHDTEVDNLPGTTLGMDELARWFRGTKARAVILLLDCCFSGGASARVLNVGLIPRNAVAFPLVEVAGQGRILFAASSADQEAMEDPQSRHGLFTKAIIDTLLAADAPLGMLELVDKVTRLVSVNAQRYGYVQSPTMFGQTQGEVLIPPGRVGDRYRAAFPEYGNFQTNGEILELTNAGIPNEAADAWNERFPAGLNTLQIDAINDKGVLSGQSLMVVAPTSAGKTFIGELAAIKAIAAGKKAVFLLPYKALVNEKFEDFSALYGDRLGLRIARCSGDWQDQVSTVLRGKYDIAFFTYEKFLSLSVSSSHMLNQIGLVVLDEAQFITEPGRGMVVELLLTSIISARRRGVCPQLITLSAVIGHANSMDSWLGCGLLQTNYRPVPLIEGVMDRSGAFTRLGPNGPETVQLIARHEIRQRRQKPSSQDMIVPLVRNLIEAGEKVIIFRNARGPASGCAEYLASELGLEAAQDVIDALPEGDPSAMSQSLRRALAGGVAFHNGDLTRDERVAVERGFREPNGLIKALVATSTVAAGVNTPASTVIIAETDFPGRSRTPYTVAQYKNMAGRAGRLGYEAEGRSVLLAETPMERNQLFRTYVQGTPEAITSSFDSAQPGTWTIRLLAQVREVPRDAVIDLIANTYGGFLAALHYPNWRDRMASSLEQLLNRMIDQGLIDQEGENLRLTMLGRACGESPLALESALRLVELVRRLTPADATLENLLVLVEVLQERDEDYTPQSGRNGEPRWQQEAIVRFGPIIGRGLAHRAESDLAFYARCKRALIVNDWIAGEPITGIEAHYSANAYSRVGHGDIRGYADGSRFILESALRIAAILLGRAEDEEATALLFTRLDHGLPAEALPLLAGPFTLTRGEALALYRAGHRSFEAISTLGEQALTAIVGRRGSKLLALLNP; encoded by the coding sequence ATGATGCGCGCCGCGTTCCTGGGGATTGATAGGTATCACGATCCGTTAGTGGGTGATCTGACGGGGGCGGCGCGGGATGCGACGGCACTGTGGGCCGTCATGTCGGATTCAATAGAAGGCTTGGATGCCCAGTTGATTACCAACGAAGATGCCACTGTAGATGCGATGAGGGCGGCGATAGAGGCCACCTTGAGTGCAGCCAACGAGGATGATGTCGTCATGTTTGGCTTCGCGGGGCATGGGACACCGGACCATCGGCTCGTACTGCACGACACAGAAGTTGATAATTTACCTGGCACAACACTTGGGATGGACGAACTCGCGCGATGGTTTCGCGGCACGAAAGCGCGGGCCGTCATTCTTCTTTTGGATTGCTGCTTCAGCGGCGGAGCGTCCGCGCGGGTTCTCAACGTAGGGTTGATACCACGCAATGCTGTTGCTTTCCCATTGGTCGAAGTGGCTGGCCAGGGTCGCATTTTGTTTGCCGCCTCATCCGCAGATCAGGAAGCAATGGAAGATCCACAGTCACGCCACGGCCTGTTCACAAAGGCGATTATAGACACTCTATTGGCTGCGGACGCTCCCCTTGGGATGCTGGAGTTGGTGGATAAAGTCACGCGGCTTGTCAGTGTCAACGCGCAGCGCTATGGGTATGTACAGTCGCCCACCATGTTTGGTCAGACACAAGGAGAGGTCCTAATACCACCGGGTCGCGTAGGCGACCGTTATCGTGCCGCCTTCCCAGAATATGGAAATTTTCAAACGAACGGCGAGATTCTCGAACTCACGAACGCAGGCATTCCTAACGAAGCGGCGGATGCTTGGAATGAGCGTTTCCCAGCTGGCCTTAATACCTTGCAGATTGATGCGATCAACGACAAGGGCGTGCTGAGTGGCCAATCCCTCATGGTCGTAGCTCCAACCAGCGCAGGAAAGACTTTCATAGGCGAACTGGCCGCAATTAAAGCCATCGCAGCAGGGAAAAAAGCCGTTTTTCTGCTGCCTTACAAGGCGTTAGTAAACGAAAAATTTGAGGATTTTTCGGCACTTTATGGTGATCGGTTAGGTCTTCGGATCGCCCGGTGTAGCGGCGACTGGCAGGACCAAGTAAGCACCGTTCTGCGGGGCAAGTACGACATTGCCTTCTTTACCTATGAGAAATTTTTAAGCCTGTCAGTTTCTTCATCCCATATGCTCAATCAGATAGGGTTGGTGGTCTTGGACGAGGCTCAATTCATCACCGAGCCTGGACGAGGCATGGTGGTAGAGTTATTGCTTACCAGCATAATCAGCGCTCGGCGCCGGGGCGTGTGCCCTCAGCTCATCACGCTAAGCGCCGTCATAGGCCACGCCAACAGCATGGACAGCTGGCTCGGTTGCGGATTGCTTCAAACGAATTATCGACCCGTGCCTTTGATCGAAGGTGTGATGGATCGAAGCGGCGCTTTTACTCGGCTTGGACCGAATGGGCCGGAAACAGTGCAGTTAATCGCCCGTCACGAAATCCGGCAACGCCGCCAAAAACCGTCCTCGCAAGACATGATCGTGCCCCTCGTACGCAACCTCATAGAAGCCGGGGAAAAGGTTATTATTTTTCGTAACGCGCGTGGACCGGCGAGTGGTTGCGCCGAATATCTCGCAAGTGAGCTTGGGCTGGAGGCGGCACAAGACGTAATTGACGCACTGCCCGAAGGCGATCCCTCCGCAATGTCCCAAAGTCTGCGTCGTGCTCTAGCTGGCGGCGTGGCATTTCACAATGGCGACTTGACACGCGACGAGCGAGTGGCGGTTGAACGCGGCTTTCGAGAGCCCAATGGACTAATCAAAGCCCTTGTGGCGACGAGTACCGTAGCAGCTGGAGTAAACACACCCGCATCAACCGTCATCATTGCCGAAACAGACTTCCCCGGCCGATCCCGCACCCCCTACACAGTCGCGCAGTACAAAAATATGGCCGGACGTGCTGGTCGCCTTGGCTATGAAGCCGAAGGTCGATCAGTCCTTCTCGCCGAAACACCCATGGAGCGAAACCAGCTCTTTCGAACATATGTGCAAGGAACGCCCGAAGCGATTACCTCATCTTTTGATTCAGCTCAGCCCGGCACCTGGACTATTCGTCTTCTAGCACAAGTCCGAGAGGTTCCGCGTGATGCGGTCATTGACCTAATCGCAAACACCTACGGAGGTTTCCTTGCCGCGCTGCACTACCCCAATTGGCGGGATCGTATGGCCAGCTCGCTGGAACAGCTCCTTAACCGAATGATTGATCAAGGTCTGATTGACCAAGAAGGCGAAAACCTCCGCCTGACCATGCTTGGACGTGCATGTGGCGAATCACCTTTGGCTCTGGAATCTGCCCTACGACTGGTGGAGCTAGTACGTCGTCTCACCCCTGCCGATGCAACACTGGAGAATCTGCTCGTTCTCGTAGAGGTCCTTCAAGAGCGTGATGAAGATTACACGCCACAGAGCGGCCGAAACGGAGAACCACGATGGCAGCAAGAAGCTATTGTTCGGTTTGGCCCAATTATTGGTCGTGGATTGGCTCACAGAGCAGAAAGCGATTTAGCGTTTTATGCTCGGTGCAAACGCGCACTCATTGTGAATGACTGGATCGCAGGCGAACCGATAACCGGCATCGAAGCCCATTACTCGGCCAATGCTTACTCTCGCGTGGGACACGGTGATATCCGAGGGTATGCTGATGGCTCACGTTTCATCTTAGAGTCAGCATTACGCATTGCTGCCATTCTGCTAGGTCGGGCCGAGGATGAAGAAGCCACGGCGCTGCTATTCACCCGGCTCGACCATGGCTTACCTGCCGAAGCCCTACCATTGTTAGCAGGCCCCTTCACTTTAACGCGTGGGGAGGCTCTGGCGCTCTACCGTGCTGGACACAGAAGCTTCGAAGCGATCTCAACGCTAGGGGAGCAGGCGCTAACGGCAATTGTCGGGCGTCGTGGTAGTAAATTGCTCGCGTTACTCAATCCGTAG
- a CDS encoding ArnT family glycosyltransferase encodes MTRPVSLLLLLVGVLFFFALGSHELQGSTEARVAGIAMAMHLDNDWVIPRLFREPFLEKPPLSLWLDAGAIRLFGGTTWAVRLASAFAGLFSVMLFYAMLRKFGRPQTLAFCAALILATMASYWGNVRGVGEDSLLSLGVTTALLAFYQAVRPERQGSSVWAWALFTVGMAIATLSKGVLGLAMPGIVIFVYLLSTSVMDKRLRIGDWLKPGLFTLLALVPLLIWLGFLFQRGGMQAVAEVLWTNSVGRFSGSFVEAGHYEPFYYYIAKLPEAFLPWNILVYLGLWHFRKSLVRNRYRLFFSVWLVAQFTLLTLASSKRVVYLMALTPAAAVLAAEYAGVLLEWLKAHKPALYRYHRGVISGVFTLLIVSYMTAAFWFAPKADLRESFVPVVSQAKAYQTEGKEVVLFQPNERIAGASVFYLQGYLPILQTEAELRSFLAAKPGNMALLDRPEQLAEKVSVIKQMAIGRQPYYFVEQ; translated from the coding sequence ATGACGCGTCCCGTTTCTCTGCTGCTCCTTCTCGTTGGTGTGTTGTTCTTCTTCGCCCTTGGCAGTCATGAGCTGCAAGGTTCCACCGAAGCCCGCGTTGCCGGGATCGCCATGGCCATGCACTTGGACAATGACTGGGTTATCCCACGCCTGTTTCGTGAGCCGTTCCTGGAAAAACCACCCCTGAGCCTTTGGTTGGATGCCGGAGCGATTCGCCTGTTCGGTGGCACAACGTGGGCGGTACGCCTGGCGTCAGCGTTTGCCGGGCTGTTCAGCGTGATGCTGTTTTACGCAATGCTGCGCAAGTTCGGGCGGCCACAGACCCTGGCGTTCTGCGCGGCGCTGATCCTCGCGACCATGGCCAGTTACTGGGGCAACGTGCGCGGCGTGGGTGAGGATTCATTGCTCAGCCTCGGTGTGACCACTGCGTTGCTGGCGTTCTACCAGGCCGTGCGGCCCGAGCGTCAAGGTTCCAGTGTTTGGGCGTGGGCGTTGTTTACCGTCGGGATGGCCATCGCGACGTTGAGCAAAGGCGTACTCGGCCTGGCGATGCCGGGCATTGTGATTTTTGTGTACCTGCTCAGCACCAGCGTAATGGACAAGCGCCTGCGCATCGGCGACTGGCTCAAGCCTGGGCTGTTCACGCTGCTGGCGCTGGTGCCGCTGCTGATCTGGCTGGGCTTTCTGTTCCAGCGTGGCGGCATGCAGGCCGTGGCCGAAGTGTTGTGGACCAACAGCGTTGGGCGTTTCAGCGGCTCGTTTGTCGAAGCCGGGCACTACGAACCGTTCTATTACTACATTGCAAAACTGCCCGAGGCCTTCCTGCCCTGGAACATTCTGGTGTACCTGGGCCTGTGGCATTTCCGCAAAAGCCTGGTACGTAACCGCTACCGCCTGTTTTTCAGCGTGTGGCTGGTGGCGCAATTCACCCTGCTGACCCTGGCGTCCAGCAAGCGCGTGGTTTACCTGATGGCACTGACACCGGCAGCCGCCGTACTTGCAGCGGAATATGCAGGGGTGCTGTTGGAATGGCTCAAAGCGCATAAACCGGCGCTGTACCGTTATCACCGCGGCGTGATCAGCGGTGTGTTCACGCTGTTGATCGTCAGTTACATGACAGCCGCCTTCTGGTTTGCACCAAAAGCTGACTTGCGCGAGTCCTTCGTACCGGTGGTCAGTCAGGCCAAGGCTTATCAAACCGAAGGCAAGGAGGTGGTGCTGTTCCAGCCCAACGAACGCATCGCCGGGGCCAGCGTGTTCTATCTGCAGGGCTATTTGCCGATCCTGCAAACCGAAGCTGAGCTGCGTAGTTTTCTTGCAGCCAAGCCCGGCAACATGGCGCTGCTGGACCGCCCCGAGCAACTGGCTGAGAAGGTCAGCGTGATCAAGCAGATGGCTATCGGTCGCCAGCCTTACTACTTCGTCGAGCAGTAA
- a CDS encoding TIGR00645 family protein yields MERFIENAMYASRWLLAPIYFGLSLGLLALALKFFQEVIHLLPSVFSMAESELILVLLSLIDMALVGGLLVMVMISGYENFVSQLDIDEDKEKLNWLGTMDSSSLKMKVAASIVAISSIHLLRIFMDAKNVDPQHLMWYVIIHMTFVISAFAMGYLDKVTKH; encoded by the coding sequence ATGGAACGCTTTATTGAAAATGCTATGTATGCCTCGCGTTGGCTGCTGGCCCCGATCTATTTCGGCCTGTCCCTGGGGTTGCTGGCGCTGGCGCTGAAATTTTTCCAGGAGGTGATTCACCTGCTGCCGAGCGTGTTCTCGATGGCCGAGTCGGAACTGATCCTGGTACTGCTGTCGTTGATCGACATGGCGCTGGTCGGTGGCTTGTTGGTGATGGTGATGATCTCCGGCTACGAGAACTTCGTCTCGCAGCTGGATATCGATGAGGATAAGGAAAAGCTCAACTGGCTGGGCACCATGGACTCCTCGTCACTGAAGATGAAGGTCGCAGCCTCCATCGTGGCGATTTCGTCCATTCACCTGCTGCGCATCTTCATGGACGCCAAGAACGTCGATCCGCAGCATTTGATGTGGTACGTGATCATCCACATGACCTTCGTGATCTCGGCGTTCGCCATGGGTTACCTGGACAAAGTCACCAAGCACTGA
- a CDS encoding Lon protease family protein, with product MPDPVAASLRLAPEALTRPFSAEQFSFSTTNDLEPFRGVLGQERAVEALQFGVAMPRPGYNVFVMGEPGTGRFSFVKRYLKAEGKRLQTPADWVYVNNFDEPREPRALELPGGAAAAFIADINGLVDNLVATFPAVFEHPTYQQRKSAIDRAFNQRYDKALDVIERLALEKDVALYRDSSNIAFTPMLDGKALDEAEFSQLPEADRERFHTDISELEERLNEELASLPQWKRESNNQLRQFNEETITLALQPLLAPLSEKYAENAGVCGYLQAMQVYLLKTVVEQLVDDAKTDAQARKLLEEQYCPSLVVGHPVNGGAPVVFEPHPTYDNLFGRIEYSTDQGALYTTYRQLRPGALHRANGGFLILEAEKMLSEPFVWDALKRSLQSRKLKMESPLGELGRLATVTLNPQMIPLQVKVIIIGSRQLYYALQDADPDFQEMFRVLVDFDEDIPMVDESLEQFAQLLKTRTSEEGMAPLTSDAVARLATYSARLAEHQGRLSARIGDLFQLVSEADFIRHLAGDEMTDAGHIERALKAKATRTGRVSARILDDMLAGVILIDTAGAAVGKCNGLTVLEVGDSAFGVPARISATVYPGGSGIVDIEREVNLGQPIHSKGVMILTGYLGSRYAQEFPLAISASIALEQSYGYVDGDSASLGEACTLISALSKTPLKQCFAITGSINQFGEVQAVGGVNEKIEGFFRLCEARGLTGEQGAIIPQANVATLMLDEKVLQAVRDGQFHIYAVRQADEALSLLVGEPAGEPDEEGQFPEGTVNARVVERLRAIAEMISEDDLKEAEKELAQQALAEAKPS from the coding sequence ATGCCTGATCCTGTTGCTGCCAGCCTGCGTCTAGCGCCTGAAGCGCTGACTCGCCCTTTCTCCGCTGAACAGTTCAGCTTCTCGACCACTAATGATTTGGAGCCCTTTCGCGGTGTGCTTGGCCAGGAACGTGCGGTTGAAGCCTTGCAGTTCGGCGTGGCCATGCCACGCCCCGGTTACAACGTGTTTGTCATGGGCGAGCCGGGTACCGGCCGCTTTTCGTTCGTCAAACGCTACCTGAAGGCCGAAGGCAAACGCCTGCAGACCCCGGCGGACTGGGTCTATGTGAATAATTTCGATGAGCCGCGCGAACCGCGCGCCCTGGAATTACCCGGCGGCGCGGCGGCGGCGTTCATTGCCGACATCAATGGGTTGGTCGACAACCTGGTCGCTACGTTCCCCGCTGTTTTCGAACATCCGACCTATCAACAGCGCAAAAGCGCCATCGACCGCGCCTTCAACCAGCGTTACGACAAGGCGTTGGACGTGATCGAACGCCTGGCCCTGGAAAAGGACGTGGCGCTGTACCGCGACAGCTCCAACATCGCCTTCACCCCGATGCTCGACGGCAAAGCGTTGGACGAAGCGGAGTTCTCGCAACTGCCAGAGGCTGATCGCGAGCGTTTCCACACGGATATTTCCGAACTGGAAGAACGTCTTAACGAAGAACTGGCGAGCCTGCCGCAGTGGAAGCGTGAATCCAACAACCAACTGCGTCAGTTCAACGAAGAAACCATTACCCTGGCCCTGCAACCTTTGCTGGCGCCGCTGTCGGAAAAGTACGCGGAAAACGCGGGTGTTTGCGGTTACCTGCAAGCCATGCAGGTGTACCTGCTCAAAACCGTGGTCGAGCAACTGGTGGACGACGCCAAGACCGACGCCCAGGCCCGCAAGCTGCTCGAAGAGCAATATTGCCCGAGCCTGGTGGTCGGCCACCCGGTCAACGGCGGTGCGCCGGTAGTGTTTGAGCCGCACCCGACCTACGACAACCTGTTCGGCCGTATCGAATACAGCACCGACCAGGGCGCGCTCTACACCACGTATCGCCAGCTGCGCCCGGGCGCTTTGCACCGTGCCAATGGCGGTTTCCTGATTCTGGAAGCCGAGAAAATGCTCAGCGAGCCGTTTGTGTGGGACGCCCTCAAGCGTTCCCTGCAGTCGCGCAAGCTGAAGATGGAATCGCCACTGGGAGAGCTCGGCCGCCTGGCCACCGTGACCCTCAACCCGCAAATGATTCCGTTGCAGGTCAAGGTCATCATTATCGGTTCGCGCCAGTTGTACTACGCGTTGCAGGATGCCGATCCGGACTTCCAGGAGATGTTCCGCGTACTGGTGGATTTCGACGAAGACATCCCAATGGTGGACGAGAGCCTGGAGCAGTTCGCCCAGTTGCTCAAAACCCGCACCTCGGAAGAAGGCATGGCGCCGCTGACGTCGGACGCCGTGGCGCGTCTGGCGACCTACAGCGCACGCCTGGCGGAACACCAGGGGCGTTTGTCGGCGCGTATCGGTGATTTGTTCCAGCTGGTGAGCGAGGCGGATTTCATTCGCCACCTGGCGGGCGATGAGATGACCGATGCCGGGCATATCGAACGGGCGCTCAAGGCCAAGGCCACGCGTACCGGGCGTGTGTCGGCGCGGATTCTCGACGACATGCTCGCCGGGGTCATCCTGATCGATACCGCCGGTGCGGCCGTCGGCAAATGCAACGGGCTGACGGTGCTGGAAGTCGGCGACTCGGCCTTCGGCGTACCGGCGCGGATTTCCGCCACGGTGTACCCGGGCGGCAGTGGCATCGTCGACATCGAGCGCGAGGTTAACCTTGGCCAGCCGATTCACTCCAAAGGCGTGATGATCCTTACCGGTTACCTGGGCAGCCGTTATGCCCAGGAATTCCCGCTGGCGATCTCGGCGAGTATCGCGCTGGAGCAGTCCTACGGTTATGTGGACGGCGACAGTGCCTCCCTGGGCGAGGCGTGCACCTTGATTTCGGCGTTGTCGAAGACGCCGCTCAAGCAGTGCTTTGCCATCACCGGCTCGATCAACCAGTTTGGCGAAGTGCAGGCGGTGGGTGGGGTCAACGAGAAGATCGAAGGCTTCTTCCGCCTGTGTGAAGCGCGCGGGTTGACCGGCGAGCAGGGTGCGATCATTCCGCAAGCCAACGTCGCTACGTTGATGCTCGACGAGAAGGTGCTGCAGGCCGTGCGCGACGGGCAGTTCCATATCTACGCCGTGCGTCAGGCGGATGAGGCGTTGAGCTTGTTGGTCGGTGAGCCGGCCGGTGAGCCGGACGAAGAGGGGCAATTCCCGGAAGGCACGGTGAATGCGCGCGTGGTGGAGCGTTTGCGCGCAATTGCCGAGATGATCAGCGAGGACGACTTGAAGGAAGCGGAGAAGGAGCTGGCGCAGCAGGCGTTGGCGGAAGCCAAGCCGAGCTGA
- a CDS encoding DUF3015 domain-containing protein, with protein MKRILLGTLFTVVSLNAMAESPGGPNCGWGNMLFEGQRGTPAHFLASTTNGTSGNATFGMTSGTNGCSTNSALTYGGKSWIAMNGMMNELSEDMAKGNGEALTTYAVVLGVAPEDREHFAAVTHEHFQQIFSKADVTADDVHNNTLAVLKSDTRLAKYATQA; from the coding sequence ATGAAACGGATCCTTCTTGGTACTCTCTTCACCGTTGTCTCCCTCAATGCAATGGCTGAATCACCAGGTGGCCCGAACTGCGGTTGGGGCAACATGTTGTTCGAAGGCCAGCGCGGTACGCCAGCTCACTTCCTCGCTTCCACCACCAACGGCACCTCGGGTAACGCCACCTTCGGCATGACCTCGGGCACCAACGGTTGCAGCACCAACAGCGCCCTGACCTACGGCGGCAAGTCCTGGATTGCCATGAATGGCATGATGAACGAGCTGTCCGAAGACATGGCCAAGGGCAACGGCGAAGCGCTGACCACCTATGCCGTGGTACTGGGCGTTGCACCGGAAGATCGCGAGCACTTTGCTGCCGTGACCCACGAGCACTTCCAGCAAATCTTCAGCAAGGCTGACGTGACCGCTGACGACGTGCACAACAACACCCTGGCTGTACTGAAAAGCGATACCCGCCTGGCGAAATACGCTACCCAGGCTTAA
- a CDS encoding DUF4105 domain-containing protein has translation MLKRFAWLALFACAPLYAAPHIDDQRLQQLANDPFWLSLGHYEAGKLKGWRSYVSDKKFFLAPDGAHHPDAELKATVEALYAPASLGEKHAQCVYPARTRWLTEQLHLTDLPALECKEFTQWFKDVAPHSAVMIFPAAYLNSPSSMFGHTLLRIDQADVQSNNTALLSYAINFGAYIEGSDNSILYAWKGLMGGYPGLFALVPYQEKLSEYRSLENRDLWEYRLNLTQLETERMVRHVWELKQIQFDYFFFDENCSYRLLELLQVARPSLRLTEQFPLTAIPTDTVKAVKEAGLVEKIDYRPSRERELLERAKPLDGDEQQWVLKVSDDQKQLQAPAFKALPRDRQALIIDAAYRLGRYRANGLERDTERSQRSFELLRAINQNPAPDLKIERPGLPEDGHESRTWQAGVGTRGNKTFGEYGLRMAYHDLNDNAEGFPLGAQIEILQMKLRQYEGNHWQLQQLDLATIRSLTPRNALLQPWSWQVTGGLERVPGKHDDQTLVSHVNGGAGGTWQLSDDMLGFALGTVRVEHNNDFSEAISPAAGFNTGLLWKNPLGNLSLEAKGDFFTNGEVRRSVSLNQQWELSRNLGLRLSAQREYSHLSTPVNEVMLEVKWYHY, from the coding sequence ATGCTCAAACGCTTTGCCTGGTTGGCACTCTTCGCCTGCGCCCCGCTATACGCGGCCCCGCATATTGATGATCAACGTTTGCAGCAATTGGCCAACGATCCATTCTGGCTGTCTTTGGGCCATTACGAAGCCGGCAAGCTCAAAGGCTGGCGCAGCTATGTCAGCGACAAGAAATTCTTCCTCGCTCCCGATGGCGCCCACCACCCGGACGCCGAGCTCAAGGCCACCGTTGAAGCGCTGTACGCTCCCGCAAGCCTGGGTGAAAAACATGCCCAATGCGTTTACCCGGCACGCACCCGCTGGTTGACGGAACAGTTGCACCTGACCGATCTGCCTGCCCTGGAGTGCAAAGAATTCACCCAATGGTTCAAGGACGTCGCGCCCCACAGCGCGGTGATGATCTTCCCGGCGGCCTACCTCAATAGCCCGTCGTCGATGTTCGGCCACACGCTGCTGCGCATCGACCAGGCTGACGTACAAAGCAACAACACCGCCCTGCTAAGCTACGCGATTAACTTCGGCGCCTATATCGAAGGCTCCGACAACAGCATTCTCTATGCCTGGAAAGGCCTGATGGGCGGCTATCCCGGCCTGTTCGCCCTGGTGCCGTACCAAGAAAAGCTCTCGGAATACCGTAGCCTCGAGAACCGCGACCTGTGGGAATACCGCCTCAACCTGACCCAGCTCGAGACCGAGCGCATGGTCCGGCACGTGTGGGAGCTCAAGCAGATCCAGTTCGACTACTTCTTCTTCGACGAAAACTGCTCCTACCGCCTGCTGGAACTGCTGCAAGTGGCGCGCCCGAGCCTGCGCCTGACCGAGCAATTCCCACTGACGGCAATCCCGACCGATACCGTAAAGGCGGTAAAAGAAGCGGGTTTAGTCGAGAAAATTGATTACCGCCCGTCGCGTGAACGTGAGCTGCTGGAACGCGCCAAACCGCTGGATGGCGACGAGCAACAATGGGTGCTGAAAGTCAGCGACGACCAGAAACAATTGCAGGCGCCGGCCTTCAAAGCCCTGCCCCGCGATCGCCAGGCACTGATCATCGACGCCGCCTATCGCCTGGGCCGCTACCGCGCCAACGGCCTGGAGCGCGACACCGAACGCTCCCAACGCAGCTTCGAGCTGCTGCGTGCGATCAACCAGAACCCCGCGCCCGACCTCAAAATTGAGCGCCCGGGCCTGCCCGAAGATGGCCATGAATCACGCACCTGGCAAGCCGGCGTCGGCACTCGTGGTAACAAAACTTTCGGCGAATACGGCCTGCGCATGGCCTACCACGACCTTAACGACAACGCCGAAGGTTTCCCCTTGGGCGCGCAGATTGAAATCCTGCAAATGAAACTGCGCCAGTACGAAGGCAATCACTGGCAACTGCAACAACTGGACCTGGCCACCATCCGCTCCCTGACCCCACGCAACGCCCTGTTGCAGCCTTGGTCATGGCAAGTCACCGGTGGCCTGGAGCGCGTGCCGGGTAAACACGACGACCAAACCCTGGTCTCTCACGTCAACGGCGGCGCCGGCGGCACCTGGCAACTGAGCGACGACATGCTCGGCTTCGCCCTCGGCACCGTGCGCGTGGAACACAACAACGATTTCAGCGAGGCCATCTCCCCTGCTGCCGGTTTCAACACGGGCCTGCTGTGGAAAAATCCACTGGGGAATTTGAGCCTGGAAGCCAAAGGGGATTTCTTCACCAATGGTGAAGTGCGCCGTAGTGTGAGCCTGAACCAGCAGTGGGAATTGTCGCGCAACCTCGGCCTGCGCCTTAGCGCCCAGCGCGAATACAGCCACTTGTCGACACCCGTGAATGAAGTGATGCTTGAAGTGAAGTGGTACCACTACTGA
- a CDS encoding chorismate mutase, which yields MAVNCTTLEEVRANIDRLDKQIVTLLAERGHYVSQAARFKKDSDGVKAPQRVEQVIAKVRGLSQTVGANPEVTEQVYRAMIAAFIQQELAEHAALAINQAT from the coding sequence ATGGCCGTTAACTGCACCACCCTTGAAGAAGTCCGCGCAAACATCGACCGCCTCGACAAGCAAATCGTCACCCTGCTCGCTGAACGCGGCCACTACGTTTCCCAGGCCGCTCGCTTCAAAAAAGACTCGGACGGCGTCAAGGCGCCGCAACGGGTTGAACAGGTGATCGCCAAGGTCCGGGGTTTATCGCAGACCGTGGGCGCGAACCCTGAGGTCACTGAGCAGGTGTATCGCGCGATGATTGCAGCGTTTATCCAGCAGGAATTGGCTGAGCATGCCGCACTGGCGATCAACCAGGCGACATAA
- a CDS encoding DUF3077 domain-containing protein, whose translation MSKVVPDPPLSSITTLGVVTFGDYGENAKPLFRVNAGMPIDEALEHASTLLFYSKKLAMEAAMDVRGEQYAWAAHYLCEMGKAVVDDLTQAMTPAT comes from the coding sequence ATGTCTAAAGTCGTCCCTGATCCACCCCTGTCTTCAATTACCACCCTAGGCGTCGTCACCTTCGGCGACTACGGCGAAAACGCAAAACCGCTGTTCCGCGTCAATGCCGGCATGCCGATTGATGAAGCGCTGGAACACGCCTCCACTTTGCTTTTCTACTCCAAGAAACTCGCGATGGAAGCCGCCATGGATGTGCGCGGCGAACAATACGCCTGGGCTGCGCATTATCTGTGTGAGATGGGCAAGGCCGTCGTAGACGACCTGACCCAAGCGATGACGCCCGCCACCTAA
- a CDS encoding GreA/GreB family elongation factor, giving the protein MSRAFVNEDNAAAQADQPVERQVSEQPNRLTAKGLAQLQAKVAQLQQEYSVESAKGETADKQRQADLERDLRYFNQRVQSAQVVAPATSTDKVQIGSWVTFANEQDEQQRIQLVGEDQADAHANLINWGSPLGRALLGAQVGDEVLWKRPVGDQMIEVLQVEPET; this is encoded by the coding sequence ATGAGCCGAGCTTTTGTTAACGAGGACAACGCCGCCGCCCAGGCCGATCAGCCGGTGGAGCGCCAGGTCAGTGAACAACCCAATCGCCTGACCGCAAAAGGGTTGGCGCAGTTGCAGGCCAAGGTCGCGCAGTTACAGCAGGAATACAGCGTGGAGTCCGCCAAAGGCGAAACAGCCGATAAGCAGCGCCAAGCGGATCTTGAGCGGGATTTGCGCTACTTCAACCAGCGCGTGCAAAGCGCCCAAGTCGTGGCGCCGGCCACCTCCACCGATAAGGTGCAGATCGGCAGTTGGGTCACCTTCGCCAACGAGCAGGACGAGCAGCAGCGCATTCAATTGGTGGGGGAAGACCAGGCCGATGCCCACGCTAACCTCATCAATTGGGGCTCGCCTTTGGGCCGCGCATTGCTGGGCGCCCAGGTGGGCGACGAGGTGCTGTGGAAACGCCCCGTCGGCGATCAAATGATTGAAGTGCTGCAGGTCGAACCCGAGACTTAA